AACCGTCCGTTCTCACAATTTACCATCTCTCTTATGTTCAGATTTTTCTTATCCATAAGGAGTGAAAAGAGCACTGGCTTAAATATTGACCCGGGCTCAAAAAGAAACCCTGCGGAGTAATTCTTCCATTCAGACTTACTGTACTTTCCAAACTCGTTAGGATCGAAGCCCCCGGAGGACGCCGCAAACAATATATCCCCAGTGTATGCATCCATGGCAACTGCAATTCCCCTCTTCGCCATGAATCCGGCAGTGTCCTCTCGGAGTATCTCTTCGGTTAGTCCCTGCAGGTACTTATCTATTGTAAGATAAAGATATGTATCAATAGCTTTCTCTTTTCTTGTATCTTCAAAAACAATCCTCTTGCCTCTGTTATCCTTAAGACTGAGAAGGCGAAGCTTGTGCCCCTGAAGAATTTTCTCATATCTGTATTCCAACCCTCCCAACCCCTTGTTATCAACTCCTGTGAAGCCGATAACAGAAGCCGCAAGTTTCCTTTCCGGATAAAGTCTTTGTTCTTCAAGCAGATACTCAACATTTGGCACCTGCTTTTGTATTTTTTCAGCCCGGTCGATGTCAATATTTCTTTCGAGCCAGACAAAACTATCGTTTTTAAGTATGCGTGTCACAACATCTTTTGAAAGATGCAACCCTGCTTTTTTAAGTTTCAAGACAAATCCTTTCCTGTCATTAATCTCGCCTGCAAAAACATAGAGGGATGCTGATTTCTTATTCAGCGCAAGAGGTTCACCTTTTACATCAAGTATATACCCACGCCCTCTGGTGCTTTCCATAACACCTTTCGCCTGCTTCCCCGCATAGTCAGTATAAAACTCGCCTTCCCATAACTGCAAATAGGCAACCCTTGCAACAAGAGTGCCTAATGCTAGAAAAGCCAGAAAACTGAAAAAATTAATGCGGTTTCTGTCATTTGACATAAAACGTCCTTCGCACATCCGGAAGACTCAGTCCAAGTTCCCGGGCTTTCTTGTAAAGGTTCTCTGTGTCATATTCCTGTGACTTTTTATCCAGCAAAGACAGATATGATATCTCTGACCTCTCCATATTGTCTGAAAGACTGCTTATCTCATATCCTGTCTTAATGCACAGGTGTCTGACGTAAACCACGCTGAAAAGGAGCAAAAGAGACATGGAAGCAAAGAACAATGTCCGCATTCTAAGTCTGCCTGTTTGTGCTGGTGAACCTGAGAGTACATGCGCTTTCATATCTGCCTCCTTTTATTCCCTATCCTAGTTCATTATCGTCATTATAAACTTTTCACTGAAACAGCCTGATACAGAAACCATAACCAGCTCCCCTTACAGACTGCCGTGTCGGCAATAATGCCTTTTCGCAGTGACTTAATTATACTTAAACCCTTTCTGCAACCCGCATCTTCGCACTTCTGGAAAGCGGGTTCATACTGTTTAAGCAAATCAAAAAATACTTCGTGTATTTTTTGATCTACACTCGCCTGTATAAATATCAGGCTCGCTTCCTCTCCGCCTTACGGCTCCGAGAGGCACATCATGTGCCTTATAGAGCTAAACCCTTTCCGCAACCCGCATCTTCGCACTTCTGGAAAGCGGGTTCATCTCTAACTCATCTTCTCTGGGTTCCAGAGGTTTGCGGGTTATCTGCCTGAATGTACGTACCTTACTGCAATTGCATACAGGAAGCTCCGGCGGACATACACATTCCTTTTCAAATTCCCTGAAAGCATCCTTAACAATCCTGTCTTCAAGAGAATGAAAAGAGATAAAAGCTACACGTCCCCCCTCATCCACATAGTTTTCAAGCTTGCCAAGCATCTCTTCGATACTGTCCAGTTCGCTGTTCACAAATATACGAAGAGCCTGAAATGTCTTCGTTGCCGGATTTATGCCAGGCTT
This window of the Denitrovibrio acetiphilus DSM 12809 genome carries:
- a CDS encoding peptidoglycan D,D-transpeptidase FtsI family protein; protein product: MSNDRNRINFFSFLAFLALGTLVARVAYLQLWEGEFYTDYAGKQAKGVMESTRGRGYILDVKGEPLALNKKSASLYVFAGEINDRKGFVLKLKKAGLHLSKDVVTRILKNDSFVWLERNIDIDRAEKIQKQVPNVEYLLEEQRLYPERKLAASVIGFTGVDNKGLGGLEYRYEKILQGHKLRLLSLKDNRGKRIVFEDTRKEKAIDTYLYLTIDKYLQGLTEEILREDTAGFMAKRGIAVAMDAYTGDILFAASSGGFDPNEFGKYSKSEWKNYSAGFLFEPGSIFKPVLFSLLMDKKNLNIREMVNCENGRFSLYGHVIRDVHPYKILTARQVLMKSSNIGTVKLSDKVSKNEFYKFMKDAGFGQKTGVSGLGEEEGILREAKHWSGLSKPSISIGQEVMVTPLQMVRFYSAIANGGRLINPKIVSKVENGGDTYRPKFEAKRIFSENTAKALQSLLRDAVTDGTGVNARSSYVEISGKTGTGQRIDSDTGTYSKSNYVASFAGMFPADNPRIAMVVLYSSPKKSIYGGSTAAYTFSKLAEQVSMHLGIKRSYVYESLPAS